Within the Thermococcus sp. CX2 genome, the region AAGTAGAACGCGTAGTAGTTGCCCTCGGTGAGGTTGGCTATGGTGATTGGCAGGGTGGTTGCTTCGACTGGAGTGAAGGCGGTAGTGTTGCTCACGGTGTTGGAAGTGCCGAGGTCGGCCCAATAGACGTAGTACTTGGCTATCTGGTCGTTGTCAGTGGCATCGAAGCTGATTGCGAAGGTCAGGGTCGTGCTGTTGTAGTCAATGCTGATGCTGTTGATGGTCGGCGCGGTGGTGTCGGTGACGGTTATGCTCTGCACCTCGCTCTCGAGGACCTTATCGCCGTCGTAAGTGACCTTGACCTTGTAGTAGACGAGGTCGCCGAACTTTGACGGAATCTCGGCCTTGTAGGTGCCGTTCTCGGCGGTGGCGTTCAGGGCGGTGTAGGTGGCGTTGTTCGGGTCGGCGACGTTGAGCGCGTAGAGGACCTCGACGCTGCTGATGTTGAAGTGCTCGGCGTTGGTCAGGCTGAAAGTCACGAACACGTGGCCGGTTGCCTGGTCAACAGCCGCCGAAAGGTCGGCTATGGCGAGCTGGTAGGTTTCAGTGGTGCTGGTGTTGTCGCCGCTAAGGGTGTTGCTCAGGTCAATGAAGCCGCCGCTGCCGAAGCCGCCGTTGTAGGCCCACCAGGCTATGGCCGCGAAGAGCACTATCAGGCCGATTGTTATCCACCTTTTCTCCTTCTTTCTCATTCTTCAAACACCTCCGAGTGCGCTTTCGATGAGGGAAGGAACTTCCTTCAGGAAAGAAAAGAAAGTGTCAACTAGCCCGAATGACTTGAGGAGTGCCAGACCGCCGAGAGCGTAGAATATCAGCGCTACCTTGCCCCTGACCAGCGCACCGATGAGGAACAGTATGAGGGCCAGAGCGATGTACGGGTGGCTTCCTGCGAGGCTTTGGAGCTGGTTGATTGCATCGTTCACATCCATCAGCGCCCACCTCCGCGGAGGGCAAGAGCTCCAAGGATGGCCGCAACGCTGAACGAAACGACGCCCTTCACAAGCTCGTAGGCGGTCGCTTCAGGGTCTGAAGTCATTGCGAGCATGATGATGCTGCCGATGACGAGGAAGCTGGCCGCGTCCCACAGGCCCCAACTGTCCATGTCGGCGATCCTGTAGACTGAAAGCCCGATGAGGGCCGAGGGGATGTAGAGGGCCCAAAATCCTGAAAGCCCAAGGAGCTGGCCTACTGCGATGATGGTGTCCTGCCAGTGGAAAACACAGAGGATGAAGGCGATGAGAGCTGCTGCAACCCTGCCGAGCATTGTGGGCCACCTCAGAGTGCTGGAATCAGGGTTCTCACGAGCATGCTCAAGTCAAAGCCCCACATCTGCGGGACCAGGACGAGGTACTGTCCCTTTGTAGCGATGGTTGCTCCAATCCAGGTCCAAAGTAGAAGCTCGTCGTCGCCCGTTTCGGGCGCGAAGATGTAGAGGCTGATGAGCCCTGCGACGAAGATGTTTTCCGGCCCTATCGTGCCGATGTTCATCGTTATCGTGCCCGTCAGCGCCCAAATGACGACAA harbors:
- a CDS encoding t26-9p — encoded protein: MDVNDAINQLQSLAGSHPYIALALILFLIGALVRGKVALIFYALGGLALLKSFGLVDTFFSFLKEVPSLIESALGGV